From Polaribacter haliotis:
ATTAGCTTCAGTATTTGTTGTAGCTATTGTAACAATTATTATTTTTCAAAATCAAGAAACAGATATTGAGAAGCAACAAAGAGAATATGCTGAGTATATAAACAACCATCCTTATTCTAAAAGAAAACCTATTAGCAAAGAAGAGCTAAAAGCAATGCCTAAAAAAGATCGTCCAGATTTAGCATTTGAGCAAGATTTTCTTAGAACAATGGATCCTAAAACAAAAAAACTGCACCAAGATAGGTTGGTAAACGCAATTAACTATTCTAAAAATCTTAATAAAAAAGGTTTATCAAAAAAAAGTGCAGGTACAAACTTAACCTGGAATTCAAGAGGGCCAAAAACTGTGGCTGGTAGAGTTCGTGCTCTAATGTTCGACCCAAATGATGCATCAAATAAAAGGGTTTTTGCAGGTGGAGTTAGTGGAGGAATTTGGAAAAACGATGATATTACAGATGAGAATTCTTCATGGATACAAGTAAACCCAGAAATGACAAATTTCGCTATTTCTGCTATGACTTACGATCCTGTACAAACGAATACTTTTTATGTAGGAACAGGCGAAGGGTGGAGAAACGTGGATGCCGTAAATGGAGCTGGAATTTGGAAAAGTGTTGATGGAGGTGTTACATGGAATAACTTAGCATCTACAATAGACTTCGAATATGTTTTTGACATCGTTGTTAGGAATGAAGGTGGAACAGGAGTTATATACGCTGCAATGCAAGATTTAGATGGTATAAGTTCATCAGGTACAGATTTAATGAGGTCTACAGATGGTGGAACTACTTGGACATTAGCATTAAACGATGCAATAAGAGATTTAGAATTAGCTTCAGATGGAACAATTTGGGCCGGAAATGATAATGGTTCTATATATTCTTCCGTAAATGGAACCACTTGGAATTCGAAATACACTTCTTCATTACCTTCTTTAGGTAGAGTAGAATTAGCAACAGCACAATCAGACTCAAGAATAGTCTATGCATTAATTAGCAGTGAAAATAAATTAGGAGAAGTTTTAAGAACAGGAAATTCTGGGACTTCATGGGTAACAAAGTCGGAACCATCAGATTTTAGAGACTCTACAGTACCAGGTGATGATTTTACAAGAGGTCAGGCTTGGTATGACCTTATAATTGCTGTAGATCCTTCAGATGCAAATAAAATTTATGTTGGAGGTATAAATACTTTCAAAAGTGATAATGGAGGAATTCTTTGGACAAAAACCTCAAGCTGGGATAGTTTTTATGATAATACTGTTAGCTATGTTCATGCAGACATACATAATATAGTATTTAGACCAAATAATGATGAATTAATCGTTGCAACAGATGGTGGAATATTTTATTCTCCAGATAACTCTAATAACCAAACTAAAACAGGTTTTGTACCAAGGAATTTAAATTTTAATATAACACAATTTTACTCTGGTGCTATAGATCCAATTAATAAAGATGGTTTTTTAGGAGGAGCTCAAGATAATGGAACTAATTATTTCTCTGAACCAAATATAAGTTTAACATCAGAATTATTAGGAGGAGATGGTGGTTTTTCTTTTATAGATCAAACAGCTACAGATGGTACAGATGGAATTTACTATTTAGCATCAACTCAAAGAAATGTTACTTATCTATATGACTTTTCTAAAAACCCAACTTCCTTTGTAAGTTTAGTAAATAATTCTAATAGTGGAAGTTTTATCAATTCTTCGGATTATGATGATGAAAATAATATTTTCTATTCTTATGATAGTTCTAATATAATTACAAGAGCAAAATTAAAACCAGACAACCAAGATCAAGGTAGTGGTAATAACTTTTTAGGAGTTAAAGATTCAATTAAAGATAATATATTTTTCGGTGCAGAAGTTTCACATATTAGAGTTTCTCCATATAATAAAAACAATAGAAAAGTGTTTTTTGGAACAGTTACAAGTAGAATATTAAAAATGGACACAACAGACGATTCTTTTGTTGTAGTAAAACCTCCAATTGGTGTTTTTGGAACAGTTTCTTGTATCGAAATTGGTGCATCTGAAGATGAGATTTTAATTACTTATTCTAATTATGGTATAAGAAGTGTATATTACACTGTTAATGGTGGGCAAAACTGGAAAAATGTCGAAGGAAATTTACCAGACATTCCTGTAAGATGGGCATTATTTAACCCTTTAAATAGAAAAGAAGTTATTTTAGCAACAGAAGTAGGAATTTGGAAAACAGAAGATGTTACAGCAAGTTCTGTAGTTTGGGAACCAGCATCTACAGGAATGGGAAATGTAAGGGTAGATATGTTGCAATATAGAG
This genomic window contains:
- a CDS encoding T9SS type A sorting domain-containing protein: MNKKLYLLASVFVVAIVTIIIFQNQETDIEKQQREYAEYINNHPYSKRKPISKEELKAMPKKDRPDLAFEQDFLRTMDPKTKKLHQDRLVNAINYSKNLNKKGLSKKSAGTNLTWNSRGPKTVAGRVRALMFDPNDASNKRVFAGGVSGGIWKNDDITDENSSWIQVNPEMTNFAISAMTYDPVQTNTFYVGTGEGWRNVDAVNGAGIWKSVDGGVTWNNLASTIDFEYVFDIVVRNEGGTGVIYAAMQDLDGISSSGTDLMRSTDGGTTWTLALNDAIRDLELASDGTIWAGNDNGSIYSSVNGTTWNSKYTSSLPSLGRVELATAQSDSRIVYALISSENKLGEVLRTGNSGTSWVTKSEPSDFRDSTVPGDDFTRGQAWYDLIIAVDPSDANKIYVGGINTFKSDNGGILWTKTSSWDSFYDNTVSYVHADIHNIVFRPNNDELIVATDGGIFYSPDNSNNQTKTGFVPRNLNFNITQFYSGAIDPINKDGFLGGAQDNGTNYFSEPNISLTSELLGGDGGFSFIDQTATDGTDGIYYLASTQRNVTYLYDFSKNPTSFVSLVNNSNSGSFINSSDYDDENNIFYSYDSSNIITRAKLKPDNQDQGSGNNFLGVKDSIKDNIFFGAEVSHIRVSPYNKNNRKVFFGTVTSRILKMDTTDDSFVVVKPPIGVFGTVSCIEIGASEDEILITYSNYGIRSVYYTVNGGQNWKNVEGNLPDIPVRWALFNPLNRKEVILATEVGIWKTEDVTASSVVWEPASTGMGNVRVDMLQYRASDNLVLAATHGRGMFTTNFTDGTASIDDVLTDKKVFTIYPTISNGNFTVFAKNSLGKSKINIFDISGRQVYKSSIDFTSKEKQEVSVNLNVGIYIVNVVDENNKKSSNKIIIK